The genomic window TAGTGACCGTTCGCTTCGGAATAGTTTCCCTTAAGCAACAAATCCCGCACCACCGGAAGCTCGGCCGACATGTCCGGCACCTCGTCCACCTTGCCCATGTACCACAGCTTGTTGTGGTTGAACAGGACGCGCTCTTCATTGACCGAACCGTAGACCAGTGCGCCGATTTCCCCATTTCCCGAAGGCAACGCTTCGCGCCACTGCGCGGAAGGTTTGATCATCGTCATGCCATGCCGATATTCAGCTCCATGGGAAACAACGCAGGCACTGAACAAGGCCCATATGGTGGTTTTCTTCAGCATAGATTTATCCATTCCCTATTTTACAACAAACCCTTCAACATCGTCCGCAACGATCATTTCCCGGGCATCCGGAGCACGCGTGCCCATGTTCAGATTCCGGAATTCAACGTTCTTTGCATGGCGCACATACGCCCCCCACGAAGGCAGCACCCCGAAGAAAAACTGTTCCGGATAGCGGGCAATGTCCTCGGCAATTTCACGTTCCGCATCTTCCGCGGTTCCTCCGCCCGGATAGCTGATTTCGATATTCTCCAGCATCACATTTTCAATGCAATGCCCGGGTATGCCCGAAATCATGATGCCGCAGCGCTTTTGGATATCGCTGGTCACGGTGGCCTTGATGTTGCTGATGCGAATGTTTTTACAGTTACCCACCGGCACGCCCTCCGGCTCTACATCCTGCTTCTGAATTTGCTCCGTGGGTTTGTCATACTTGCGGCCACGATTGGCCAGGCGAATAAAGATCGGCCCCTCGACATCGTTCATCACAATGTTGTCGATCGTGATGTCTTCCAGGATGCCGCCATCCACCGACAACAACTTGATGGCGCCCATCCGGGTGCCTGAAAAATCGCAGTTGGAAACGGTGATGTTCTTAAACCCACCACGCGACGACGTGCCGCATTTAAAGGCCGAGGTATTGCTTTCCGCCCGGCAGTTTTTCACCACAATGTTTTCGCAGAGCCGGGTGGTTGTGCTCTTCGGACAGATCGCATCGTCGCCCGTGCGGATTGTGCACTCTTCCAGCAAAACATTTTTGCAGCCGTCCAGGTCGAAGCCGTCATTGTTGCGGTTCACGTGGCTATCGATGGTCACCTTGCGGGCCACGACTTCATCGCAGTTGACCAAATGGGTGCACCAGGAGGCGGCATCCTTGAAGGTGACATTTTCAAAAACCACCCCGACGCAGTCGACGAACCGGATCAGCATCGGGCGGTCGTGGTAGGCTTCCCGAGGGCCGATGGGGAAATTTTCCGTGTGCCCACGGCCATTGATGATGCCCCCGCCGGTAATGCGTATGTTTTTCGAATTTTCCGCGTACACCAGGCACTCGTCAAAGGCGGGCCCCTCGATCGCGCCTTGGATATCGCGGGCATAATCGTTGATCGAGAGACTGCCCAGCAATTCTGCCCCCTCATCCAAGCGCAGTTCCACATTGCTTTTCAGCTTAATCGTACCGATATGGTAGCTCCCCGCCGGTACATACACCACGCCGCCTTCGCTTGCGTGGCACGCATCGATCGCGGCCTGCATGGCCTTCGTGTCCATTGCAACGCCATCGCCGATGGCACCGTAGGTTCTAACATTGAACAGCGTTGCGGCCTGGCAGGAACCCAAGCCCACGCCAAACATTACAGTCAACATAACCCAAATCTTTTGATTACCCATATCTTTTTTTTCACTCCTTCCCAACGAGGGGAACGCCCTTATCGCGCATCGGTATTGATTCATTCAAGGTCCCATTCTACCCGACCATCGAAAACCGTATATCCTTCGTTTATGGGATATCCTTCCTATCCATTACCGTTCAGCAAAGCCTTCAACATCCACCAGCACGATCTTTTCACGTTGATCTGCCAAGCGCGTTGACAGGCTGACGTTCTTGAACTCGATGTTTTTGGCGTGGCGGACGTAGGCGCCCCACGCAGGGAGCACGCCAAAGAAATACTGTTCAGGGTAACGGGCGACGTCTTCCGCAACCTCGCGCTTCACGTCGGCTTCGGTTCCGTGGCCGGGGAAGGAAATCTCGATATTTTCCAACACGACGTTTTCGACACGGTGTCCCGGAATACCCGAAATCATGATCGGCCCCGCCTTCGACTTTTCGGCATCCGTCACGCCCAGGGTCTTGTCCAGCGTCAGCCCCTTGTAGGTTGCCCGAAGCGCCTTTTCGCGTTCCTCGATGGTCACCGTTGCGGACAGGTCGCTGATGCGCACGTTTTTCAGGGTGCCGACGGGCATGCCCTCCGGCTGCGACCCCGCATCCTGCCCCGCCACGTGGCGGTCGGTCTTGTTTTCATATTTCCGGCCCCGGTTCCCCAACCGAATGAAGACCGGGCATCCCACCTCTTCCATTACGATCCGGGAAATATCGATGTTCTCCAGCCGCCCGCCGTCCACGCACTGCAGCTTGATGGCCCCCATCGGACAATCATGGAAATAGCAATTGCTCACATCGACATCGA from Pontiella desulfatans includes these protein-coding regions:
- a CDS encoding glycoside hydrolase family 28 protein — protein: MLTVMFGVGLGSCQAATLFNVRTYGAIGDGVAMDTKAMQAAIDACHASEGGVVYVPAGSYHIGTIKLKSNVELRLDEGAELLGSLSINDYARDIQGAIEGPAFDECLVYAENSKNIRITGGGIINGRGHTENFPIGPREAYHDRPMLIRFVDCVGVVFENVTFKDAASWCTHLVNCDEVVARKVTIDSHVNRNNDGFDLDGCKNVLLEECTIRTGDDAICPKSTTTRLCENIVVKNCRAESNTSAFKCGTSSRGGFKNITVSNCDFSGTRMGAIKLLSVDGGILEDITIDNIVMNDVEGPIFIRLANRGRKYDKPTEQIQKQDVEPEGVPVGNCKNIRISNIKATVTSDIQKRCGIMISGIPGHCIENVMLENIEISYPGGGTAEDAEREIAEDIARYPEQFFFGVLPSWGAYVRHAKNVEFRNLNMGTRAPDAREMIVADDVEGFVVK